The DNA sequence ATACATAAATTTCCTTTTATTTTTTTTGATTCCAACTTTTTCCATTTGTCCAGCCGTTATACTTGTATATCTATCGGCGCGATAAAGATAACGATCCAAAGTAGGAGATTCATGGTGTTCAAGATCATTAAACAACCAAGCAATTTCCCCATCAACTTCCATCAGTTCATGAACGCTTTTGGCAGGTAAACGAGCTTTCCCCTGTTTAATTAAACGAATTACGGCATCCGGATAAACTCCTGCATGCTTAAGCGGTTTACCGACAAAGTAATTTATACGAGGAATAAAAAATGCACATATTTCACCGGTTTCTTTTCCCAAAGAACCATCTCTTTGCCTAATAATTTTTTCGTGTCTTTGGAATAGCTTCCATTTTTTAAGATCTATAATCTTCCTTGACCTTATTTTGTCGTCGTTATTATTTAATATGTTTTGTATTTCAATTGCTAATTCCTTGGAAACTCTTTCGTCAGCATCAAGTTGTAATATCCAATCTCCTTTTGCTTTTTCGATGGCAAATTGCTTTGTCTGATGGAAGTTTGTTGTGTGTTTGAATTCATATACTTTAGCACCACATTCTCTGGCAATTGCTATAGTTTTATCAATTGAACCATCGTCAACCACGATTATCTCATCAGCAATTGATTTTACGGACAGTAAACAACTTTTTATATTATTTTGTTCGTTTTGAACCGCAAGAACAACTGATAATTTCATAGTGAATTAATACCAAAACTGATCTTGAAAATTAATAATAGTTTTGATATTTAGGTGGAGAGCAATTATTGTAAATATAACTAAAATTACTTGCACGATTCTCTTAATAATATTATTATTCGTTAATTCATACAACATTGGTGGTGTAAGTAATCCTACAAAAGTGTATTGAAATTTTCTAATTTCACTGAGACCAAATTTCTTTTCACCAGTACCATAAATATAACTTGAAGCAAACGGAACTGTTAAGACAAAAAAGGTAGAAAGTAATTTTGGTTTTTTTATAACATTTATTATGACATCCGCCATTGCCCATGCTAAGAACGGGTAAAAGGGAATTCTATACCAACCTTTGCTGTGCCCTGACATAATGAAAAAAAACACCAAATACGACCCGAGAAAAACTGGAATTATAATATCTTTTAAGTTTATCTTCCTCCTTTCTCTACTTTGAATACCAATAGCAAATGCTGATATCCAACCAAAAATAATCCAACCATCAACATCCATAACTTTCTCGCCTATCCTATATGTAACAAACAAACTAAATATATTCCCTGGTAGATATAACTCCCTACCGCTTGACACATTAATAATTTTGAGAAATATATCTATGTTATAAAAATATCCATAAACAAACCACGCGAAGACAAAAAGAAATATTGTCCCGGCTAAAACAAGTGATTGTTTGTAGTATTTTAACG is a window from the Candidatus Woesebacteria bacterium genome containing:
- a CDS encoding phospholipid carrier-dependent glycosyltransferase, which gives rise to MEKFTFFPPINDTADEYKAPFNGLSLIKDKVPSSWSFWDDYGDFPMVTIRGTKFRMVKPWFDEPPGFGLLTGGYLYTKGIYDLENVDVGLVRYPMIKLATLSIFILFIVVWLTHGYIEALLASMIYATVPTFVLSSRLVLSENMIAFSSMLSILLLLIYTKRKNIIVLLLLSFVSASSLMYKTPGIFVPIAVFGCLFALKYYKQSLVLAGTIFLFVFAWFVYGYFYNIDIFLKIINVSSGRELYLPGNIFSLFVTYRIGEKVMDVDGWIIFGWISAFAIGIQSRERRKINLKDIIIPVFLGSYLVFFFIMSGHSKGWYRIPFYPFLAWAMADVIINVIKKPKLLSTFFVLTVPFASSYIYGTGEKKFGLSEIRKFQYTFVGLLTPPMLYELTNNNIIKRIVQVILVIFTIIALHLNIKTIINFQDQFWY
- a CDS encoding glycosyltransferase family 2 protein → MKLSVVLAVQNEQNNIKSCLLSVKSIADEIIVVDDGSIDKTIAIARECGAKVYEFKHTTNFHQTKQFAIEKAKGDWILQLDADERVSKELAIEIQNILNNNDDKIRSRKIIDLKKWKLFQRHEKIIRQRDGSLGKETGEICAFFIPRINYFVGKPLKHAGVYPDAVIRLIKQGKARLPAKSVHELMEVDGEIAWLFNDLEHHESPTLDRYLYRADRYTSITAGQMEKVGIKKNKRKFMYFSFIKPTYLFVMLFIRHKGYKDGIRGFLWSAYSAMHFPLAYWKYWVGSIKS